One genomic region from Stackebrandtia nassauensis DSM 44728 encodes:
- a CDS encoding SDR family oxidoreductase: protein MTQDKPLAGKVALVAGATRGSGRAFAVELARAGAIVYATGRSSDAKRSEMDRPETIEGTAAKIAEAGGTGFGVVCDHLDREQVRDLVARIESEQGRLDILVNDIWGGDHLTKWDAKLWEYDLDNGFRMMRLAIDTHIITSYYALPLLIKNPGGLVFEVTDGNTEFNAQYRDDFFYDLAKVTPMRMAFALSKELEPHGGTALALSPGWLRSEAMLDHFGVTEETWRDATKNEPHFCMSETPTYVARCLVAVASDPERHRWNGKSVASWDLAPEYGVKDADGSQPVFGPYYRDIQEPGKPADPTGYR from the coding sequence ATGACACAGGACAAACCACTGGCGGGCAAGGTCGCGTTGGTCGCGGGAGCCACTCGGGGCAGCGGCCGCGCCTTCGCCGTGGAACTGGCGCGCGCGGGTGCGATCGTCTACGCCACCGGACGCAGCAGCGACGCCAAACGCTCCGAGATGGACCGTCCGGAGACCATCGAGGGCACGGCGGCGAAGATCGCCGAGGCCGGAGGCACCGGGTTCGGGGTGGTCTGCGACCACCTCGACAGGGAGCAGGTCCGCGATCTGGTGGCGCGCATCGAATCCGAGCAGGGACGGCTGGACATCCTCGTCAACGACATCTGGGGCGGGGACCATCTGACCAAGTGGGACGCGAAGTTGTGGGAATACGATCTCGACAACGGGTTCCGGATGATGCGGCTGGCGATCGACACCCACATCATCACCAGTTACTACGCGCTGCCGTTGCTGATCAAGAACCCGGGCGGGCTGGTCTTCGAGGTCACCGACGGCAACACGGAGTTCAACGCGCAGTATCGGGACGACTTCTTCTACGACCTGGCGAAGGTGACTCCGATGCGGATGGCGTTCGCGCTGTCCAAGGAGCTCGAACCGCACGGCGGCACGGCGTTGGCGTTGTCGCCGGGCTGGCTGCGGTCCGAGGCGATGCTGGACCACTTCGGGGTCACCGAGGAAACCTGGCGGGACGCGACGAAGAACGAGCCGCATTTCTGCATGTCCGAGACGCCGACGTACGTGGCGCGGTGTCTGGTGGCGGTGGCTTCCGATCCCGAGCGGCACCGGTGGAACGGCAAGTCGGTGGCGAGCTGGGATCTCGCGCCGGAGTACGGCGTGAAGGACGCGGACGGCTCACAGCCGGTCTTCGGCCCGTACTACCGCGACATCCAAGAGCCCGGCAAACCGGCCGACCCGACCGGGTACCGGTAG
- a CDS encoding acyltransferase family protein encodes MKTIRPGAVDDAGGSVATSQRLEVHGYRALAAVSVMTFHAYQNNWRAPDWKWPLEGTIWHEVMLATDLCVDLFFVLSGLLLGLQYAKSCLGEAAPRSGRALLLRRATRLIPLYYIVVCTVWAITNPDLPGNWRDLVLHLTFTHVYSQEYIFYTDGPAWSLANEMHYYLLLALLGALAQKCCQRLRTRGAKLTLLIGGTLTLIGASVVYKLAAAYVYHVPADHWPTWFGPLAKLDVFAVGLLISIFYAAGLRFRHGLTQILVLLSGMAILAAGLYLRPAQGVEPLLHPAFAAGCGLLIASTAMGTTIRPRWLKWRPLVSVSMASYSLYLWHEPIMRYLRYIGALPDHRHPLAFPITAIMVFCAAVPVAIISYKLIEMTGQKLMAAFDSRGRPRDYYADALAESPSPSPSLPTQRAPAAGRHTRRFGPDRVTSSNFVDKT; translated from the coding sequence ATGAAGACGATCCGGCCCGGTGCGGTCGACGACGCTGGCGGCTCGGTCGCCACCAGCCAGCGGCTGGAGGTGCACGGCTACCGGGCACTGGCGGCGGTGTCGGTCATGACCTTCCACGCCTACCAGAACAACTGGCGGGCGCCGGACTGGAAATGGCCGCTGGAGGGCACCATCTGGCACGAGGTCATGCTCGCCACCGACCTGTGCGTCGACCTGTTCTTCGTACTGTCCGGTCTGCTGCTGGGACTGCAGTACGCGAAGTCGTGTCTGGGTGAGGCGGCGCCGCGCAGCGGCCGGGCGCTGCTGCTGCGCCGCGCGACCCGCCTGATTCCGCTGTACTACATCGTGGTGTGCACCGTGTGGGCCATCACCAACCCGGACCTGCCCGGGAACTGGCGGGATCTGGTGCTGCACTTGACGTTCACGCACGTCTACAGCCAGGAGTACATCTTCTACACCGACGGACCGGCCTGGTCGCTGGCCAACGAGATGCACTACTACCTGCTGCTGGCCCTCCTGGGCGCGCTGGCGCAGAAGTGCTGTCAGCGACTGCGCACCCGCGGCGCGAAACTCACGCTGCTCATCGGGGGGACGCTGACCCTCATCGGCGCCAGCGTCGTCTACAAGCTCGCGGCGGCATACGTCTACCACGTGCCCGCCGACCACTGGCCCACCTGGTTCGGGCCACTGGCCAAACTAGACGTGTTCGCCGTCGGACTGCTGATATCCATCTTCTACGCCGCCGGGCTGCGGTTCCGGCACGGCCTGACCCAGATCCTGGTCCTGTTGTCGGGTATGGCGATCCTGGCCGCCGGACTGTACCTGCGGCCGGCGCAAGGAGTCGAACCGTTGCTGCATCCGGCTTTCGCGGCGGGCTGCGGACTGCTCATCGCCTCCACGGCGATGGGGACCACGATCCGTCCCCGGTGGCTGAAGTGGCGTCCGCTGGTGTCGGTCAGCATGGCCAGCTACAGCCTGTACCTGTGGCACGAACCGATCATGCGGTACCTGCGGTACATCGGCGCGCTTCCCGACCACCGGCACCCGCTGGCGTTCCCGATCACGGCGATCATGGTGTTCTGCGCCGCCGTCCCGGTGGCGATCATCAGTTACAAGCTCATCGAGATGACCGGCCAGAAGCTGATGGCTGCCTTCGACTCCCGGGGACGACCGCGCGACTACTACGCCGACGCGCTTGCCGAGTCCCCGTCCCCGTCGCCATCGCTGCCGACCCAGCGGGCACCCGCCGCCGGGCGGCACACGCGTCGCTTCGGCCCCGATCGTGTCACCTCGTCGAACTTCGTCGATAAAACCTGA
- a CDS encoding glycosyltransferase family 2 protein, which yields MTDNLLREHPVSTTTVETQTGRFLPLPEWTKTLERLRNTRARPGPCVAVIRMVPSLRGGHQTFGAPPPGVASIVETQLDQFELLTVAGDDLLVLLRGDKPKRIQARLGALMSLLAESYDAWPPEVVPACGWVPVSTSRRAPHAGELIRRASLATDLAAHKLDLVPVRWSSEHLEGGAESKKPGRFRTTVQIVTTLLLGIGLPLGVYMGLDTVGIDILTPAYLVIVAVLVVNSALMWAENLHALDPKRPGEPKEPFPPASAIIAAYLPNEAETIIDTVRALLAQNYPGRLQVILAYNTPRPLPVEAQLRLLARRDPRLVVLEVPFSTSKAQNVNAALGVATGEFVGVFDADHQPAPLAFHRAWRWIADGADVVQGHCVVRNGHDAWVPRTVAVEFEAIYAVSHPGRAALHGFGIFGGSNGFWRTSLLRRIRMRPDMLTEDIDSSMRALLQGSRIVSDPALLSFELAPESLGPLWHQRMRWAQGWFQVSRRHLLATLRSASFNTRNKLGSLFLLGWRELTPWASLQIVPVVAALAWQAGGVTKLDWMIPAFLLTSLYALSVGPVQTLFAWRLAVPEIKKKPWWFGVYLLFNAIFYTEWKNVICRVAQLKELSGERRWVVTPRHKHPGAA from the coding sequence GTGACCGACAACCTGCTTCGCGAACACCCGGTATCCACCACGACCGTCGAGACCCAGACGGGCCGGTTCCTCCCCCTTCCCGAGTGGACCAAGACCCTGGAACGGTTGCGCAACACCAGGGCGCGCCCCGGGCCGTGCGTCGCGGTCATCCGCATGGTGCCGTCGCTGCGGGGCGGCCACCAGACCTTCGGAGCACCGCCGCCGGGCGTCGCATCCATAGTAGAAACCCAGTTGGACCAATTCGAACTGTTGACTGTCGCCGGTGACGACCTGTTGGTGTTGCTGCGCGGCGACAAGCCCAAGCGGATACAGGCCCGGCTGGGCGCGTTGATGTCGCTGCTGGCCGAGTCCTACGACGCCTGGCCGCCGGAGGTCGTCCCCGCCTGCGGCTGGGTGCCGGTGTCCACGAGCCGGCGGGCCCCGCACGCGGGCGAACTGATCCGCAGAGCGTCGCTGGCCACCGATCTGGCCGCGCACAAACTCGACCTGGTTCCGGTGCGCTGGAGCTCCGAACACCTCGAGGGCGGCGCCGAGTCGAAGAAGCCCGGCCGGTTCCGCACCACCGTCCAGATTGTGACGACCCTGCTGCTGGGCATCGGGCTGCCACTCGGGGTCTACATGGGACTGGATACTGTGGGCATCGACATCCTCACCCCCGCGTATCTGGTGATCGTGGCGGTCCTGGTCGTCAACTCGGCCCTGATGTGGGCGGAGAACCTGCACGCCCTGGACCCCAAGCGGCCCGGAGAACCCAAGGAACCGTTCCCACCGGCCTCGGCCATCATCGCGGCGTACCTGCCCAACGAGGCCGAGACCATCATCGACACCGTCCGGGCCCTGCTGGCCCAGAACTATCCGGGACGGTTGCAGGTGATCCTGGCGTACAACACGCCCCGTCCGCTGCCGGTCGAGGCACAGCTGCGACTGCTGGCCCGACGCGACCCGCGGCTGGTGGTGCTGGAGGTGCCGTTCTCCACGTCCAAGGCCCAAAACGTCAACGCCGCACTGGGAGTGGCGACGGGCGAGTTCGTCGGCGTCTTCGACGCCGACCACCAACCGGCCCCGCTGGCCTTCCACCGGGCCTGGCGCTGGATCGCCGACGGCGCCGACGTCGTACAGGGCCACTGCGTCGTCCGCAACGGACACGACGCCTGGGTGCCGCGCACCGTCGCGGTGGAGTTCGAGGCGATCTACGCCGTCAGCCACCCCGGACGCGCCGCGCTGCACGGCTTCGGGATCTTCGGCGGCTCCAACGGTTTCTGGCGCACCTCGCTGCTGCGCCGCATCCGGATGCGGCCCGACATGCTCACCGAGGACATCGACTCCTCGATGCGGGCACTGTTGCAGGGCAGCCGCATCGTCAGCGACCCGGCGCTGCTCAGTTTCGAGCTGGCCCCCGAATCCCTCGGACCGCTGTGGCATCAGCGGATGCGCTGGGCGCAGGGCTGGTTCCAGGTGTCGCGCCGGCACCTGCTGGCGACGTTGCGCTCGGCCTCGTTCAACACCCGCAACAAACTCGGCTCGCTGTTCCTGCTGGGCTGGCGGGAACTCACGCCGTGGGCGAGCCTGCAGATCGTCCCGGTGGTGGCCGCGCTGGCCTGGCAGGCCGGTGGGGTCACCAAACTGGACTGGATGATCCCCGCGTTCCTGCTGACCTCGCTGTACGCGCTGTCGGTGGGGCCGGTGCAGACCCTGTTCGCGTGGCGGCTGGCGGTTCCCGAGATCAAGAAGAAGCCCTGGTGGTTCGGGGTGTATCTGCTGTTCAACGCGATCTTCTACACCGAGTGGAAGAACGTCATCTGCCGGGTCGCCCAGCTGAAGGAACTGTCGGGTGAACGTCGCTGGGTCGTCACGCCGCGCCACAAGCACCCCGGAGCCGCGTGA
- the acnA gene encoding aconitate hydratase AcnA, which produces MPSIDTFAARAELRVGDTEHTYYRIDAVSGHDRLPYSLKILLENLLRTEDGANITEGHIRALGSWDPKAAPSVEIQFTPARVIMQDFTGVPCVVDLATMREAVRDLGGDPAAINPLAPAELVIDHSVMVDFFGHPDSFERNVEREYQRNKERYQFLRWGQTAFDEFKVVPPGTGIVHQVNIEHLARVVMDRDGVVYPDTCVGTDSHTTMENGLGVLGWGVGGIEAEAAMLGQPISMLIPRVVGFKLTGELPAGATATDLVLTVTEQLRAHGVVGKFVEFYGEGVGSVPLADRATLGNMSPEFGSTCAIFPIDDETLAYLRLTGRSDEQVALVEAYAKAQGMWHDPSKEAEYSEYLELDLATVVPSIAGPKRPQDRIAITAAKDTWRSNVRDYVSNGDDDEAGKESFPASDAPAESPGDGRPHHPMSVVLDDGTATEIDHGAVVIAAITSCTNTSNPYVMVGAALLAKNAVDKGLSRKPWVKTSLAPGSQVVTGYLERAGLSPYLDKLGFNLVGYGCTTCIGNSGPLPEAISKAVADGDLAVTSVLSGNRNFEGRINPDVKMNYLASPPLVVAYALAGSMDFDLNNEPLGNDADGKPIMLADIWPSAEEIATVVNSSIGREMFTADYANVFDGDERWKALPIPTGNTFEWDTDSTYVRKAPYFEGMPASPEAVGDITGARVLAKLGDSVTTDHISPAGAIKADSPAGKYLKDNGVGPADFNSYGSRRGNHEVMIRGTFANIRLRNQLAPGTEGGFTRDFTADEAPVTTIYDAAQNYASAGTPLVVLAGKEYGSGSSRDWAAKGTRLLGVRAVIAESYERIHRSNLIGMGVLPLQFPEGQSADKLRLTGEESFAISGITALNDGPVPGTVRVTATSPAGEQVADFEAVVRIDTPGEAEYYRHGGILQYVLRSLLAK; this is translated from the coding sequence GTGCCGAGCATTGACACCTTCGCCGCGCGCGCCGAACTTCGCGTCGGCGACACCGAGCACACCTACTACCGCATCGACGCCGTGAGCGGGCACGATCGGTTGCCGTACAGCCTGAAGATCCTGCTGGAGAACCTGCTGCGCACCGAGGACGGCGCCAACATCACCGAGGGTCACATCCGGGCGCTGGGCTCGTGGGACCCGAAGGCGGCGCCCAGTGTGGAGATCCAGTTCACGCCCGCCCGCGTCATCATGCAGGACTTCACCGGCGTCCCCTGTGTCGTCGACCTGGCGACCATGCGCGAGGCCGTCCGCGACCTGGGCGGCGACCCGGCCGCGATCAACCCGCTGGCGCCCGCCGAGCTGGTCATCGACCACTCCGTCATGGTCGACTTCTTCGGCCACCCCGACTCCTTCGAGCGCAATGTGGAGCGTGAGTACCAGCGCAACAAGGAGCGGTACCAGTTCCTGCGCTGGGGCCAGACCGCCTTTGACGAGTTCAAGGTGGTGCCGCCGGGCACCGGCATCGTCCACCAGGTGAACATCGAGCACCTGGCCCGCGTCGTCATGGACCGCGACGGCGTGGTCTACCCCGACACCTGCGTCGGCACCGACTCGCACACCACCATGGAGAACGGCCTGGGCGTGCTGGGCTGGGGCGTGGGCGGTATCGAGGCCGAGGCGGCCATGCTGGGCCAGCCGATCTCGATGCTGATCCCCCGCGTCGTCGGCTTCAAGCTGACCGGCGAGCTGCCCGCGGGCGCCACCGCCACCGACCTGGTGCTGACCGTCACCGAGCAGCTGCGCGCCCACGGCGTGGTCGGCAAGTTCGTGGAGTTCTACGGCGAGGGCGTCGGTTCGGTGCCGCTGGCCGACCGGGCGACGCTGGGCAACATGAGCCCCGAGTTCGGCTCCACCTGCGCCATCTTCCCCATCGACGACGAGACGCTGGCCTACCTGCGGCTGACCGGCCGCAGCGACGAGCAGGTCGCGCTGGTCGAGGCCTACGCCAAGGCGCAGGGCATGTGGCACGATCCGTCCAAAGAGGCCGAGTACAGCGAGTACCTGGAGCTGGACCTGGCCACCGTGGTGCCCTCGATCGCCGGGCCGAAGCGCCCGCAGGACCGCATCGCCATCACCGCCGCCAAGGACACCTGGCGCTCCAACGTGCGCGACTACGTCAGCAACGGTGACGACGACGAGGCGGGCAAGGAGAGCTTCCCGGCCTCCGACGCCCCCGCCGAGTCGCCCGGCGACGGCCGTCCGCACCACCCGATGTCGGTGGTGCTCGACGACGGCACCGCCACCGAGATCGACCACGGCGCGGTGGTCATCGCGGCCATCACCTCGTGCACCAACACCTCCAACCCGTACGTGATGGTGGGCGCGGCGCTGCTGGCCAAGAACGCCGTCGACAAGGGACTGTCGCGCAAGCCGTGGGTGAAGACCTCGCTGGCACCGGGATCGCAGGTCGTGACCGGTTACCTGGAGCGGGCCGGACTGAGCCCGTACCTGGACAAGCTGGGCTTCAACCTGGTCGGCTACGGCTGCACCACATGCATCGGCAACTCCGGCCCGCTGCCGGAGGCCATCTCCAAGGCTGTGGCCGACGGCGACCTGGCGGTGACCTCGGTGCTGTCGGGCAACCGCAACTTCGAGGGCCGCATCAACCCGGACGTGAAGATGAACTACCTGGCCTCGCCGCCGCTGGTGGTCGCCTACGCGCTGGCCGGTTCGATGGACTTCGACCTCAACAACGAGCCGCTGGGGAACGACGCCGACGGCAAGCCGATCATGCTGGCCGACATCTGGCCCTCGGCCGAGGAGATCGCCACGGTCGTCAACTCCTCGATCGGGCGCGAGATGTTCACCGCCGACTACGCCAACGTCTTCGACGGCGACGAGCGCTGGAAGGCGCTGCCGATCCCGACCGGCAACACCTTCGAGTGGGACACCGACTCGACCTACGTGCGCAAGGCGCCGTACTTCGAGGGGATGCCCGCGAGCCCCGAGGCGGTCGGCGACATCACCGGCGCCCGGGTGCTGGCGAAGCTGGGCGACTCGGTCACCACCGACCACATCTCCCCCGCCGGTGCCATCAAGGCCGATTCCCCGGCCGGCAAGTACCTGAAGGACAACGGGGTCGGCCCGGCCGACTTCAACTCCTACGGTTCCCGGCGCGGCAACCACGAGGTGATGATCCGCGGCACCTTCGCCAACATCCGGCTGCGCAACCAGCTGGCGCCGGGCACCGAGGGCGGCTTCACCCGCGACTTCACCGCCGACGAGGCTCCGGTGACGACGATCTACGACGCCGCGCAGAACTACGCCTCGGCCGGGACACCGCTGGTCGTTCTGGCGGGCAAGGAATACGGCTCCGGTTCCTCAAGGGACTGGGCGGCCAAGGGCACCCGGCTGCTGGGGGTTCGGGCCGTCATCGCCGAGTCCTATGAGCGCATTCACCGGTCGAACCTGATCGGCATGGGCGTGCTGCCGTTGCAGTTCCCGGAGGGACAGTCGGCCGACAAGCTGCGGCTGACCGGTGAGGAGAGCTTCGCGATCTCCGGCATCACCGCGCTCAACGACGGTCCGGTGCCGGGCACCGTGCGGGTCACGGCGACCAGCCCGGCCGGTGAGCAGGTGGCCGACTTCGAGGCCGTGGTGCGCATCGACACCCCTGGTGAGGCGGAGTACTACCGGCACGGCGGCATCCTGCAGTACGTGCTGCGCTCGCTGCTCGCCAAATAG
- a CDS encoding SDR family NAD(P)-dependent oxidoreductase, translating to MSAPKVVLVAGASSGIGQAAAEMLAERGHTVFGTSRDPARVKGKGVTPVRLELGDDVSAHRCVSEVADRAGHIDAMVYSAGYFVAGAVEETPAALALAQLEAYLVGAHRLVRAVLPIMRDVGEGRLILMSSSAAVAPIPFHAVYSASKAALEHYAEALRYEVEPLGIDVSCVQGTGVRTAAAANARLTEPVIGAYEPNRTRVIDRFIRDQNEGPSPDTIAAAIVRAVETYRPRARYRVGMTAKTLPLLRGLLPSTVFRRLLARSFGYRA from the coding sequence ATGAGCGCCCCGAAAGTCGTCCTCGTCGCGGGCGCCTCGTCCGGTATCGGACAGGCGGCCGCCGAGATGCTTGCCGAACGCGGGCACACGGTGTTCGGCACCAGCCGCGATCCCGCCCGGGTCAAGGGCAAGGGCGTCACCCCGGTCCGACTGGAACTGGGCGACGACGTCTCGGCGCACCGCTGCGTCTCCGAGGTCGCCGACCGCGCCGGGCACATCGACGCGATGGTCTACAGTGCTGGGTACTTTGTGGCCGGTGCCGTCGAGGAGACCCCGGCCGCGCTGGCGCTGGCCCAGCTGGAGGCATACCTCGTGGGCGCGCACCGGCTGGTGCGGGCGGTACTGCCGATCATGCGCGACGTCGGCGAGGGGCGGCTGATCCTGATGAGCTCCAGCGCCGCCGTGGCCCCGATCCCGTTCCACGCCGTCTACTCCGCCAGCAAGGCCGCGCTCGAGCACTACGCCGAGGCGCTGCGCTACGAGGTCGAACCGCTGGGCATCGACGTGAGCTGCGTCCAGGGCACCGGAGTGCGCACCGCCGCGGCCGCCAACGCCCGCCTCACCGAACCGGTCATCGGCGCCTACGAACCCAACCGGACCCGGGTCATCGACCGGTTCATCCGCGACCAGAACGAGGGACCCAGCCCCGACACGATCGCCGCCGCGATCGTGCGGGCCGTGGAGACCTACCGCCCGCGCGCCCGCTACCGGGTCGGCATGACCGCCAAGACGCTGCCGCTGCTGCGCGGCCTGCTGCCGTCCACCGTCTTCCGCCGCCTGCTGGCCCGCTCCTTCGGTTACCGGGCCTGA
- a CDS encoding pyridoxamine 5'-phosphate oxidase family protein, which produces MTETVDSQVTDGIEEVESAEELRQLIGNPNSRAASKERATLAPLDRQFLAASPFCLVATADAEGNCDVSPKGDPAGFTVVLDDSTIAIPERPGNKRADGFHNILSNPHVGLIYLLPGRGDTLRINGRARLVKNAPFFDRMVVKGHRPQFAVLVDIDAIYYHCAKAFMRSKLWRPETWQPDAMPSTAEIVKSVQPYIDESVADLERHYQTEVYSKGLYGTG; this is translated from the coding sequence ATGACCGAGACAGTGGACAGTCAAGTGACGGACGGTATCGAGGAAGTCGAATCCGCTGAGGAACTGCGGCAGCTCATCGGGAATCCCAACTCCCGCGCGGCCAGTAAGGAACGCGCCACGCTGGCGCCACTGGACCGGCAGTTCCTGGCCGCGTCCCCGTTCTGCCTGGTCGCCACCGCCGACGCCGAGGGCAACTGCGACGTCTCGCCCAAGGGCGACCCCGCCGGTTTCACCGTCGTCCTCGACGACAGCACCATCGCCATCCCCGAACGCCCCGGCAACAAACGCGCCGACGGATTCCACAACATACTGTCCAATCCGCACGTCGGCCTGATCTACCTGCTGCCCGGACGCGGCGACACCCTGCGCATCAACGGCCGGGCCCGGCTGGTCAAGAACGCGCCGTTCTTCGACCGGATGGTCGTCAAGGGACACCGGCCGCAGTTCGCGGTACTGGTCGACATCGACGCCATCTACTACCACTGCGCCAAGGCGTTCATGCGTTCCAAACTGTGGCGCCCCGAGACCTGGCAGCCCGACGCGATGCCGTCCACGGCCGAGATCGTCAAGTCCGTCCAGCCCTACATCGACGAGAGCGTCGCCGACCTGGAACGGCACTACCAGACCGAGGTCTACTCCAAGGGCCTGTACGGCACCGGCTAG
- a CDS encoding sensor histidine kinase, whose product MNSRDDFASKSRSVGLIMITALSVVFVLNMFFGDERPRLGLTGTDLAVTVATLIAFACFGFGTYLAPSRRQVAVALYLLAVAATLWLTVLAPDRPGELMLFVIAGAAAARLPLRHSAVVMTALVLGFAATVLSRTDDLGQLWSLVGVLGMYAGITAARNRRRTQHIEQQNLVLAERARIAREIHDILAHSLSAQLVHLEGARLLANAGRTDEAVDRIERARELARGGLTETRRALDTLRGETLKVDEALRELADEHREATSGTCTVTVTGEPRDLAAEAGLALVRTAQEALTNVRKHANGADVTIELRYRDDDCELEVVDTGGRGVALAETGSGYGLVGMRERAELIGGTLRAGPRDGGFAVELRVPSSGKEVGAR is encoded by the coding sequence GTGAACAGCCGGGACGACTTCGCCAGCAAGAGCCGTAGCGTCGGCCTCATCATGATCACGGCCCTGTCGGTCGTGTTCGTGCTCAACATGTTCTTCGGCGACGAACGACCCCGCCTGGGGCTGACCGGTACCGACCTGGCGGTCACCGTCGCGACCCTGATCGCCTTCGCCTGCTTCGGTTTCGGCACCTACCTGGCGCCGTCCCGGCGACAGGTGGCGGTGGCCCTGTACCTCCTCGCGGTCGCCGCGACACTGTGGTTGACCGTGCTCGCGCCCGACCGCCCCGGCGAGCTCATGCTGTTCGTCATCGCGGGCGCGGCCGCCGCCCGGCTCCCGCTGCGGCACTCGGCCGTCGTCATGACCGCGCTGGTGCTGGGCTTCGCCGCGACGGTGCTGTCGCGCACGGACGACCTCGGGCAACTGTGGTCCCTGGTGGGCGTCCTGGGCATGTACGCCGGCATCACCGCCGCCCGCAACCGCAGGCGCACCCAGCACATCGAGCAGCAGAACCTGGTGCTCGCCGAACGGGCCCGCATCGCCCGCGAGATCCACGACATCCTGGCGCACTCGCTGTCGGCCCAGCTGGTCCACCTCGAAGGCGCCCGGCTGCTGGCCAACGCCGGACGCACCGACGAGGCCGTCGACCGCATCGAACGCGCCCGCGAACTGGCACGCGGCGGCCTCACCGAGACCCGCCGCGCCCTGGACACCCTGCGCGGCGAGACCCTCAAGGTCGACGAGGCACTGCGCGAACTGGCCGACGAACACCGCGAGGCCACCTCGGGCACCTGCACCGTCACCGTGACCGGCGAACCCCGCGACCTCGCCGCCGAGGCCGGGCTGGCGCTGGTGCGCACCGCCCAGGAGGCGCTGACCAACGTCCGCAAACACGCCAACGGCGCTGACGTCACCATCGAACTGCGCTACCGCGACGACGACTGCGAACTCGAGGTCGTCGACACCGGCGGCCGGGGCGTGGCACTGGCCGAGACCGGATCCGGCTACGGTCTGGTCGGGATGCGCGAGCGCGCCGAACTGATCGGTGGCACGCTGCGAGCCGGACCCCGCGACGGCGGCTTCGCCGTCGAGTTGCGGGTGCCGTCGTCAGGAAAGGAAGTGGGCGCGCGGTGA
- a CDS encoding response regulator translates to MTTRVLVVDDQTVVRDGLVLILGLLPDIEVVGAAADGAEALRLVDEHHPDVVLMDLRMPRMDGAEATGRIKAAHPEVQIVVLTTYSDDESVFAALKAGARGYLTKDAGGEEIAAAIAAVRDGAAQLAPDVQRRLVDALASGDKTDTSEPAKPPRTDLPDGLTKRESEVLTLIAAGRSNAEIARQLYISEATVKTHINNLFTKAALRDRAQAVTYAYRHGLAPPH, encoded by the coding sequence GTGACGACCCGGGTGCTGGTGGTCGACGACCAGACCGTCGTACGCGACGGACTGGTCCTCATCCTCGGGCTGCTGCCCGACATCGAGGTCGTCGGCGCCGCCGCCGACGGCGCCGAGGCGCTGCGGCTGGTCGACGAACACCACCCCGACGTCGTCCTGATGGACCTGCGCATGCCCCGTATGGACGGTGCCGAGGCCACCGGCCGCATCAAGGCCGCGCACCCGGAAGTCCAGATCGTCGTCCTCACCACCTACAGCGACGACGAATCCGTGTTCGCCGCCCTCAAGGCCGGGGCCCGCGGCTACCTCACCAAGGACGCCGGCGGCGAGGAGATCGCCGCCGCCATCGCGGCCGTCCGCGACGGCGCCGCCCAGCTCGCCCCGGACGTCCAGCGCCGCCTCGTCGACGCGCTGGCCTCCGGCGACAAGACCGACACCTCCGAACCGGCGAAGCCACCGCGCACCGACCTGCCCGACGGCCTCACCAAACGCGAGTCCGAAGTGCTCACACTCATCGCCGCGGGCCGCTCCAACGCCGAGATCGCCCGGCAGCTGTACATCAGCGAGGCCACCGTCAAGACCCACATCAACAACCTGTTCACCAAGGCCGCACTGCGCGACCGCGCCCAGGCGGTGACCTACGCCTACCGGCACGGCCTCGCCCCGCCGCACTGA